The Streptomyces achromogenes DNA segment TCGACCTCCACGGCCAGGCCGGCGGTGACCCTCGTCGCGCGCACGATGACCTTGCTGTCCGGTGGCGAGCAGAGCGTGGCGTTCTCCTCCAGCTCGGCCAGCAGGTGGATCAGGTCGGGTCCCGCGAAGCCCGGTATCCGCACATCCAGGGTGGACGTGTGCATGCGGACCCGGGCGTACTTCTCGATTTCCCCCGACGCGCCCCGCAGCAGATCCACCAGCCCGATCGGCTGGTTCAGCTGGCGGGCCTTCACACCGCCCAGGACCGCCAGCCGTCCGGCCGACCGACGCATGCGCTTGAGCAGGTTGTTGACGTCGAACACCCGATACAGCACGTCCGGGTCCTGGACCTGCTTGGTCAGCTCCGTCACGGTGCCCAGCGCGCGTACGAGCAGCAGGGTCAAGCCCCCGGCGAGATAGACAAGCGCTTGTGTCAGTTCCGTCTGCCGCCCGTTCACCACCGCCCGCCACGTTTCTGCGTGCAGCTGGAACAGAGCGGCCTCGGTTTCTTTCCACGGGTTGCCCTCGGGCTTCGCCTGTGCTGGGGAGAAGTCGGGAGGGGAAGGCCGCTCGCCCCGGTCGAGCTTCTCCAGAGCATCGCTGATGCTCTTGCGTCCCTCGTCCACACCCGCCTGGAAGTGCCGCAGCCAGCCATGCACTGAATCGCTGTACTCGCTGCGCTGCCGGTGCAGCTCAGCCGCCGTGCGAACGGCCAGCCAGTCCGCGGAGACCAGCACGGCCAGGCCAGCGGCTGCTGCCACCGCCCCGATGATCCAGCCATCCACATGGACGCGTGCCGTCGTGCCGACGTCAGCCGCCATACACAAGATCGCCGTGACCAAGAGGGCGGGCACGAGCACCAGAAGCCGCAGCCGCAGGCGCAGCCCCTTCTCGGTGCGTAGCGGCTCGGCGCCGCGCGCACGCCGGCGCTGGCCACGTCGGTGACCGATGGGTCGCGGGCATGACAGATCAGACATTGGTGACCTCGCGGAACGTGGTCCTGGCAGGGAGGAGGGAATGGCTGGCAGGGAAAGAGCGATCAGCGCATCCGCACCGGGTGCGCGGACCGTGGCGAGCAGGCCGGGATTCGCGTGGGAGTGGCCGCCGGGGCACGCGCGCCAGACCGCAGCCGACGGGGGAGGCGGCGTATGGTCCGGGCCCACGGGGGTGCCCCGGCGGCCGGTCTATATGCGGATCTCGCTGATCGTCTCGACCGCACTCTGCACGACGCGGCTGATGGACGGAGCGAGCGAGCTGTCGTGGAGATAGAAGCCGAGGAGTATGGCCGCAATTGCGTGGCCGGCCTTGAGGCCGCCTTTGCGGATCAGCAGCCACACCATGACGGCCAGCACAACAACCAGGGAGACAGTGATGCTCACGGAATTGGGTTTCTGCCAGGTGAGTGCGTCCGAGGGACCCCGCGTTACCCTTCGGGGCAGCGGCAATGACCCGCGTGACTGCGGGACTTGAGGCGTCAGCGCGCCTGAAGGATGGCGCGCCTGCGTAGCTGGTGACCGCATTGCGTCGGGCGCGGCCGAGGTGGGCCGTCATACCGGCTAAGGCGGGAAACGGGGCGGGCACGATGTCCTCCGGGGGCGCAGACTTGTCGTCTCGCGTCATGTCCGCGACGCCCGGGTGACCGTTTCCGGCCTTCGTTGATTTTACAGGTAGATCAGGGAAGTAATCGATGCTCTCAGGTCACGAGCTTGTGAAAAATGCACGCTGCGCAAGGGTGTTGGCACCCAGAAGGGAAATACCGCTGCGCTGCATGTTCGGTGATGCTGGTCAACGGCGCTGAAATTCTCTCCGTTGCTGTGATGGCATCGTCGGTTCAACTCCTGCGGGGCCAGTCGACGACGAGGCGGCTGCAGGGCTTGTCCATGACGAAACGGGGCTCAGAGGCTGTCAGTTGGTTGCGGGCATCACCGACGGCCATGCGGAAGCTGGGTTCGGGTGCGTTGTTGCCCCAGTTTTGGTTCCACTCGCTGAT contains these protein-coding regions:
- a CDS encoding ATP-binding protein, translated to MAAAAGLAVLVSADWLAVRTAAELHRQRSEYSDSVHGWLRHFQAGVDEGRKSISDALEKLDRGERPSPPDFSPAQAKPEGNPWKETEAALFQLHAETWRAVVNGRQTELTQALVYLAGGLTLLLVRALGTVTELTKQVQDPDVLYRVFDVNNLLKRMRRSAGRLAVLGGVKARQLNQPIGLVDLLRGASGEIEKYARVRMHTSTLDVRIPGFAGPDLIHLLAELEENATLCSPPDSKVIVRATRVTAGLAVEVEDRGIGMAQGELDRYNRMLAKPQDTDLAEQLAQRQTGLLVVAKLARRYGIQVQLQKNLMHGTTALVVVPDKLLLWRHESAALPPAQPAAHGAAAPAPETEFAGHPGPRPTGGPRPSPPAPAPAGTAPLPYRAARHTPAQHPVGSATISATPPPGPGHDTRPRLPQRTPQATVHEPAAPTAPEAAPASLSPPDPAFVSKFAQGVHRAEQAEADGVAQPSEESAR